In Carya illinoinensis cultivar Pawnee chromosome 16, C.illinoinensisPawnee_v1, whole genome shotgun sequence, a single window of DNA contains:
- the LOC122299240 gene encoding DENN domain and WD repeat-containing protein SCD1-like isoform X3, which translates to MARIFEYFVVCGIGPEIRTLDGNRGFHGTGVMYLSSLLDQFPPPNHSLYPPPPPQLSTCVLPAGVEFYSSGFDANDASTSPRSYPIVLTGATLSKGKRTSLGALKSAIRGVAICPSSFEGDGSKIYVSCIAFRDPVSEDIAEAYHIPANSFADKCICLVSRLPSFRAIRSALEELFLLCFSPNGSSKPLWDVIAHIVSNVPLPNPGKDRVLFAIENCLLSVEAPPKDGLPHADISFQPLVQCLDVDNLIKLFVAVLLERRILLRSNNGVDYIDAPTPYMMGLHSGVDTSGLTMEGVVVVDLEYNRITTSEEIPPIPEPERSSLREEIMQLLYPNVVGIDQMDGPYNASEKSSICGNKPWGEDHDLKLRLIFLKFFASLLSGYRNFIENTASQVFNTQAFLRRRSRSTNQPSEPMITQFLESNGFLDHLERGLGSGENNNNLLDKLQDAIGRGQNPISILPSSLVEPEIITISDPDVGISGSGAKYTYDRFPSNIRTEEQEEKRRQILAAASGAFQYSGKHTPSSPSILAGKSSKAEKSLSPLERAAERELMVLDIKVKLQGLWLRLLKLGATDDPLSSFEYGTILAMIESDAEGIGGSGFVECIREHIHSGWHCLLTQEQFIAVKELLKTAISRATSRNDVMTIRDALEVSAEMYKKDANNVSDYIQRHLISISIWEELRFWEGYFDYLMERSSSNSTNYASLVTTQLIVMASHMVGLGLSDTDAWYLIETIADKNNIGYKQFIKLRGFLSHTQQLRVAYWGISSIKAQSMSSLGLASPRSKEVMDGNQPPAEASGVGRSWVQSMFSRDTSSRSNSFSRVRRWASDSGSSASATNENGTPRKHDLSAAGQKRIQTNVRILRGHSGAVTALHCVTRREVWDLVGDREDAGLFISGSTDCSVKIWDPSLRGSELRATLKGHTRTIRAISSDRLKVVSGSDDQSILVWDKQTTQLLEELKGHDGQVSCVRMLSGERVLTAAHDGTVKMWDVRTDTCVATVGRCSSAVICMEYDDSTGILAAAGRDVVANIWDIRAGRQMHKLLGHTKWIRSMRMVGDTLVTGSDDWTARAWSVSQGTCEAVLACHAGPILCVEYSPLDRGIITGSIDGLLRFWENEEGGIRCIKNVTIHTAAVLSISAGEHWLGIGAADNSMSLFHRPQERLGSFSSTSLKMAGWQLYRTPPRTAAVVRCVASDLERKRICSGGRNGLLRLWEATINI; encoded by the exons AGGGTGATGGGTCAAAAATTTATGTTAGTTGCATTGCTTTCCGGGATCCAGTGAGCGAAGATATTGCTGAAGCTTACCATATACCAGCAAATTCTTTTGCTGACAAATGTATCTGTCTTGTTTCTCGCTTGCCCAGTTTCCGTGCCATCAGAAGTGCACTTGAGGAACTATTTTTACTTTGCTTTTCCCCAAATGGCAGTAG CAAGCCATTGTGGGATGTTATAGCACATATTGTGTCCAATGTACCTTTGCCTAACCCTGGAAAAGATCGGGTTTTATTCGCCATAGAGAATTGTCTGCTTTCTGTGGAGGCTCCACCCAAGGATGGTCTCCCCCATGCTGAT ATATCATTTCAGCCACTTGTACAGTGCTTGGATGTTGACAACTTAATTAAACTTTTTGTTGCTGTGTTGCTTGAAAGGAGGATTTTGCTTCGATCAAACAA TGGAGTAGACTATATTGATGCTCCTACACCATATATGATGGGTCTCCATTCAGGTGTTGATACATCTGGTCTCACAATGGAAGGC GTAGTTGTGGTAGACCTCGAGTATAATCGAATCACCACATCGGAGGAAATTCCCCCTATTCCAGAGCCAGAACGAAGCTCTTTGCGTGAGGAGATCATGCAGTTGTTGTATCCCAATGTTGTGGGGATAGATCAGATGGATGGCCCATATAATGCATCTGAGAAATCATCTATATGTGGCAACAAACCTTGGGGAGAGGATCATGACCTTAAACTTAG GTTAATATTCCTAAAGTTCTTCGCTTCACTTTTGAGTGGCTACCGGAATTTCATT GAAAATACAGCAAGTCAAGTCTTCAACACTCAAGCATTTCTAAGGAGGCGCTCTCggtcaaccaaccaaccatcaGAGCCTATG ATAACACAGTTTCTAGAGTCTAATGGTTTCTTGGATCATTTGGAGAGAGGTCTGGGCTCtggtgaaaataataataatctccTTGACAAGTTACAAGATGCAATTGGAAGGGGTCAAAATCCTATTTCAATACTTCCTTCATCTTTGGTAGAGCCTGAGATTATAACAATATCCGATCCTGATGTGGGAATATCAG GATCAGGTGCCAAATATACTTATGATCGGTTCCCCTCAAACATTAGAACAGAAGAGCAAGAAGAAAAGCGGAGGCAGATTCTTGCAGCAGCAAGTGGAGCTTTTCAATACTCTGGAAAGCATACTCCTAG TTCACCTTCTATACTCGCGGGTAAGAGTTCCAAAGCAGAAAAAAGTCTCAGTCCATTGGAGAGGGCT GCGGAAAGGGAGCTCATGGTTTTGGATATAAAAGTGAAGCTGCAG GGTTTATGGTTGCGACTTCTGAAATTGGGAGCAACTGATGATCCTCTTTCATCTTTCGAGTATGGCACAATCCTTG CTATGATTGAATCTGATGCAGAGGGAATTGGTGGTAGTGGGTTTGTTGAATGTATCAGAGAGCATATACATTCG GGATGGCATTGTCTGCTGACACAGGAACAGTTTATTGCAGTTAAAGAACTA CTTAAAACGGCAATCAGTCGTGCAACCTCTCGGAATGATGTGATGACTATCAGAGATGCTCTTGAAGTCTCGGCTGAAATGTATAAGAAAGATGCTAATAATGTTTCAGACTACATCCAACGACATCTTATCTCTATCTCTATATGGGAGGAATTACG ATTCTGGGAAGGATACTTTGACTATCTGATGGAGAGGTCTTCAAGCAA TTCTACGAATTACGCATCTCTTGTTACAACGCAGCTAATTGTGATGGCATCACACATG GTTGGGTTGGGACTTTCTGATACTGATGCTTGGTACTTGATTGAAACAATAGCAGATAAAAACAACATTGGTTATAAGCAGTTT ATAAAACTCAGAGGATTCTTATCACACACCCAGCAACTGCGTGTTGCTTACTGGGGGATCAGTTCTATAAAGGCCCAATCCATGTCATCTCTAGGATTGGCATCCCCACGTTCAAAAGAGGTAATGGATGGGAATCAACCCCCTGCCGAGGCTTCTGGTGTTGGAAGGAGCTGGGTTCAGAGCATGTTCAGCAGAGATACGTCATCCAGATCAAACTCTTTTAGTCGTGTTCGTCGATGGGCTTCTGACTCTGGCAGTTCAG CATCAGCCACAAATGAGAATGGGACTCCTCGCAAACATGATTTATCAGCTGCTGGGCAGAAGAGAATTCAAACCAATGTTCGCATACTTCGGGGTCATAGTGGTGCCGTTACTGCTCTACATTGTGTGACAAGAAGAGAAGTGTGGGATCTGGTGGGTGACCGTGaagatgcaggtttatttatcAGTGGAAGCACAGACTGCTCG GTTAAGATATGGGATCCTAGTCTTCGTGGTTCTGAACTTCGGGCAACTTTGAAAGGACATACCAG AACTATCCGTGCAATTAGCTCTGATCGATTAAAGGTGGTATCAGGATCCGACGACCAGTCCATTTTAGTCTGGGATAAACAAACAACTCAGCTTCTAGAAGAGCTAAAAGGCCATGATGGACAG GTTAGTTGTGTGCGCATGCTGTCGGGTGAACGTGTCCTCACTGCTGCCCATGATGGTACTGTAAAGATGTGGGATGTTAGAACTGACACATGTGTGGCGACGGTAGGTCGTTGTTCAAGTGCAGTTATATGCATGGAGTATGATGACTCAACAGGAATCTTGGCTGCTGCTGGCAGAGATGT TGTTGCAAATATCTGGGACATCCGTGCTGGTAGGCAGATGCACAAGCTGTTAGGGCACACAAAATGGATTAG ATCAATGAGAATGGTTGGAGATACTCTAGTTACTGGTAGTGATGATTGGACTGCAAGAGCATGGTCTGTTTCCCAGGGGACCTGTGAAGCTGTTCTTGCTTGCCATGCTGGTCCAATATTATGTGTCGAATATTCCCCATTGGACAGAGGAATAATAACAG GTTCAATTGATGGGCTGCTGCGGTTTTGGGAAAATGAGGAGG GTGGTATAAGGTGCATAAAGAATGTTACCATACATACTGCTGCTGTATTATCCATCAGTGCGGGGGAACACTGGTTGGGTATTGGAGCAGCTGATAATTCTATGTCTCTCTTTCATCGGCCGCAAGAGAGACTTGGTAGCTTCTCTAGCACGAGTTTAAAAATGGCAGGGTGGCAACTCTACCGTACGCCACCAAGAACAGCTGCTGTG GTAAGATGTGTGGCTTCTGACCTTGAGAGGAAAAGGATATGCAGTGGTGGTCGTAATGGACTTCTTAGGCTGTGGGAAGCCACCATCAACAtttaa
- the LOC122299240 gene encoding DENN domain and WD repeat-containing protein SCD1-like isoform X2 — protein MARIFEYFVVCGIGPEIRTLDGNRGFHGTGVMYLSSLLDQFPPPNHSLYPPPPPQLSTCVLPAGVEFYSSGFDANDASTSPRSYPIVLTEGDGSKIYVSCIAFRDPVSEDIAEAYHIPANSFADKCICLVSRLPSFRAIRSALEELFLLCFSPNGSSKPLWDVIAHIVSNVPLPNPGKDRVLFAIENCLLSVEAPPKDGLPHADISFQPLVQCLDVDNLIKLFVAVLLERRILLRSNKYSLLTLVSEAICHLIYPFRWQHVYIPLLFFSGVDYIDAPTPYMMGLHSGVDTSGLTMEGVVVVDLEYNRITTSEEIPPIPEPERSSLREEIMQLLYPNVVGIDQMDGPYNASEKSSICGNKPWGEDHDLKLRLIFLKFFASLLSGYRNFIENTASQVFNTQAFLRRRSRSTNQPSEPMITQFLESNGFLDHLERGLGSGENNNNLLDKLQDAIGRGQNPISILPSSLVEPEIITISDPDVGISGSGAKYTYDRFPSNIRTEEQEEKRRQILAAASGAFQYSGKHTPSSPSILAGKSSKAEKSLSPLERAAERELMVLDIKVKLQGLWLRLLKLGATDDPLSSFEYGTILAMIESDAEGIGGSGFVECIREHIHSGWHCLLTQEQFIAVKELLKTAISRATSRNDVMTIRDALEVSAEMYKKDANNVSDYIQRHLISISIWEELRFWEGYFDYLMERSSSNSTNYASLVTTQLIVMASHMVGLGLSDTDAWYLIETIADKNNIGYKQFIKLRGFLSHTQQLRVAYWGISSIKAQSMSSLGLASPRSKEVMDGNQPPAEASGVGRSWVQSMFSRDTSSRSNSFSRVRRWASDSGSSASATNENGTPRKHDLSAAGQKRIQTNVRILRGHSGAVTALHCVTRREVWDLVGDREDAGLFISGSTDCSVKIWDPSLRGSELRATLKGHTRTIRAISSDRLKVVSGSDDQSILVWDKQTTQLLEELKGHDGQVSCVRMLSGERVLTAAHDGTVKMWDVRTDTCVATVGRCSSAVICMEYDDSTGILAAAGRDVVANIWDIRAGRQMHKLLGHTKWIRSMRMVGDTLVTGSDDWTARAWSVSQGTCEAVLACHAGPILCVEYSPLDRGIITGSIDGLLRFWENEEGGIRCIKNVTIHTAAVLSISAGEHWLGIGAADNSMSLFHRPQERLGSFSSTSLKMAGWQLYRTPPRTAAVVRCVASDLERKRICSGGRNGLLRLWEATINI, from the exons AGGGTGATGGGTCAAAAATTTATGTTAGTTGCATTGCTTTCCGGGATCCAGTGAGCGAAGATATTGCTGAAGCTTACCATATACCAGCAAATTCTTTTGCTGACAAATGTATCTGTCTTGTTTCTCGCTTGCCCAGTTTCCGTGCCATCAGAAGTGCACTTGAGGAACTATTTTTACTTTGCTTTTCCCCAAATGGCAGTAG CAAGCCATTGTGGGATGTTATAGCACATATTGTGTCCAATGTACCTTTGCCTAACCCTGGAAAAGATCGGGTTTTATTCGCCATAGAGAATTGTCTGCTTTCTGTGGAGGCTCCACCCAAGGATGGTCTCCCCCATGCTGAT ATATCATTTCAGCCACTTGTACAGTGCTTGGATGTTGACAACTTAATTAAACTTTTTGTTGCTGTGTTGCTTGAAAGGAGGATTTTGCTTCGATCAAACAA GTATTCACTTTTAACTCTTGTATCGGAGGCCATATGTCATCTAATTTATCCGTTTCGGTGGCAG CATGTCTACATTCCATTGCTATTTTTCAGTGGAGTAGACTATATTGATGCTCCTACACCATATATGATGGGTCTCCATTCAGGTGTTGATACATCTGGTCTCACAATGGAAGGC GTAGTTGTGGTAGACCTCGAGTATAATCGAATCACCACATCGGAGGAAATTCCCCCTATTCCAGAGCCAGAACGAAGCTCTTTGCGTGAGGAGATCATGCAGTTGTTGTATCCCAATGTTGTGGGGATAGATCAGATGGATGGCCCATATAATGCATCTGAGAAATCATCTATATGTGGCAACAAACCTTGGGGAGAGGATCATGACCTTAAACTTAG GTTAATATTCCTAAAGTTCTTCGCTTCACTTTTGAGTGGCTACCGGAATTTCATT GAAAATACAGCAAGTCAAGTCTTCAACACTCAAGCATTTCTAAGGAGGCGCTCTCggtcaaccaaccaaccatcaGAGCCTATG ATAACACAGTTTCTAGAGTCTAATGGTTTCTTGGATCATTTGGAGAGAGGTCTGGGCTCtggtgaaaataataataatctccTTGACAAGTTACAAGATGCAATTGGAAGGGGTCAAAATCCTATTTCAATACTTCCTTCATCTTTGGTAGAGCCTGAGATTATAACAATATCCGATCCTGATGTGGGAATATCAG GATCAGGTGCCAAATATACTTATGATCGGTTCCCCTCAAACATTAGAACAGAAGAGCAAGAAGAAAAGCGGAGGCAGATTCTTGCAGCAGCAAGTGGAGCTTTTCAATACTCTGGAAAGCATACTCCTAG TTCACCTTCTATACTCGCGGGTAAGAGTTCCAAAGCAGAAAAAAGTCTCAGTCCATTGGAGAGGGCT GCGGAAAGGGAGCTCATGGTTTTGGATATAAAAGTGAAGCTGCAG GGTTTATGGTTGCGACTTCTGAAATTGGGAGCAACTGATGATCCTCTTTCATCTTTCGAGTATGGCACAATCCTTG CTATGATTGAATCTGATGCAGAGGGAATTGGTGGTAGTGGGTTTGTTGAATGTATCAGAGAGCATATACATTCG GGATGGCATTGTCTGCTGACACAGGAACAGTTTATTGCAGTTAAAGAACTA CTTAAAACGGCAATCAGTCGTGCAACCTCTCGGAATGATGTGATGACTATCAGAGATGCTCTTGAAGTCTCGGCTGAAATGTATAAGAAAGATGCTAATAATGTTTCAGACTACATCCAACGACATCTTATCTCTATCTCTATATGGGAGGAATTACG ATTCTGGGAAGGATACTTTGACTATCTGATGGAGAGGTCTTCAAGCAA TTCTACGAATTACGCATCTCTTGTTACAACGCAGCTAATTGTGATGGCATCACACATG GTTGGGTTGGGACTTTCTGATACTGATGCTTGGTACTTGATTGAAACAATAGCAGATAAAAACAACATTGGTTATAAGCAGTTT ATAAAACTCAGAGGATTCTTATCACACACCCAGCAACTGCGTGTTGCTTACTGGGGGATCAGTTCTATAAAGGCCCAATCCATGTCATCTCTAGGATTGGCATCCCCACGTTCAAAAGAGGTAATGGATGGGAATCAACCCCCTGCCGAGGCTTCTGGTGTTGGAAGGAGCTGGGTTCAGAGCATGTTCAGCAGAGATACGTCATCCAGATCAAACTCTTTTAGTCGTGTTCGTCGATGGGCTTCTGACTCTGGCAGTTCAG CATCAGCCACAAATGAGAATGGGACTCCTCGCAAACATGATTTATCAGCTGCTGGGCAGAAGAGAATTCAAACCAATGTTCGCATACTTCGGGGTCATAGTGGTGCCGTTACTGCTCTACATTGTGTGACAAGAAGAGAAGTGTGGGATCTGGTGGGTGACCGTGaagatgcaggtttatttatcAGTGGAAGCACAGACTGCTCG GTTAAGATATGGGATCCTAGTCTTCGTGGTTCTGAACTTCGGGCAACTTTGAAAGGACATACCAG AACTATCCGTGCAATTAGCTCTGATCGATTAAAGGTGGTATCAGGATCCGACGACCAGTCCATTTTAGTCTGGGATAAACAAACAACTCAGCTTCTAGAAGAGCTAAAAGGCCATGATGGACAG GTTAGTTGTGTGCGCATGCTGTCGGGTGAACGTGTCCTCACTGCTGCCCATGATGGTACTGTAAAGATGTGGGATGTTAGAACTGACACATGTGTGGCGACGGTAGGTCGTTGTTCAAGTGCAGTTATATGCATGGAGTATGATGACTCAACAGGAATCTTGGCTGCTGCTGGCAGAGATGT TGTTGCAAATATCTGGGACATCCGTGCTGGTAGGCAGATGCACAAGCTGTTAGGGCACACAAAATGGATTAG ATCAATGAGAATGGTTGGAGATACTCTAGTTACTGGTAGTGATGATTGGACTGCAAGAGCATGGTCTGTTTCCCAGGGGACCTGTGAAGCTGTTCTTGCTTGCCATGCTGGTCCAATATTATGTGTCGAATATTCCCCATTGGACAGAGGAATAATAACAG GTTCAATTGATGGGCTGCTGCGGTTTTGGGAAAATGAGGAGG GTGGTATAAGGTGCATAAAGAATGTTACCATACATACTGCTGCTGTATTATCCATCAGTGCGGGGGAACACTGGTTGGGTATTGGAGCAGCTGATAATTCTATGTCTCTCTTTCATCGGCCGCAAGAGAGACTTGGTAGCTTCTCTAGCACGAGTTTAAAAATGGCAGGGTGGCAACTCTACCGTACGCCACCAAGAACAGCTGCTGTG GTAAGATGTGTGGCTTCTGACCTTGAGAGGAAAAGGATATGCAGTGGTGGTCGTAATGGACTTCTTAGGCTGTGGGAAGCCACCATCAACAtttaa
- the LOC122299240 gene encoding DENN domain and WD repeat-containing protein SCD1-like isoform X1 has translation MARIFEYFVVCGIGPEIRTLDGNRGFHGTGVMYLSSLLDQFPPPNHSLYPPPPPQLSTCVLPAGVEFYSSGFDANDASTSPRSYPIVLTGATLSKGKRTSLGALKSAIRGVAICPSSFEGDGSKIYVSCIAFRDPVSEDIAEAYHIPANSFADKCICLVSRLPSFRAIRSALEELFLLCFSPNGSSKPLWDVIAHIVSNVPLPNPGKDRVLFAIENCLLSVEAPPKDGLPHADISFQPLVQCLDVDNLIKLFVAVLLERRILLRSNKYSLLTLVSEAICHLIYPFRWQHVYIPLLFFSGVDYIDAPTPYMMGLHSGVDTSGLTMEGVVVVDLEYNRITTSEEIPPIPEPERSSLREEIMQLLYPNVVGIDQMDGPYNASEKSSICGNKPWGEDHDLKLRLIFLKFFASLLSGYRNFIENTASQVFNTQAFLRRRSRSTNQPSEPMITQFLESNGFLDHLERGLGSGENNNNLLDKLQDAIGRGQNPISILPSSLVEPEIITISDPDVGISGSGAKYTYDRFPSNIRTEEQEEKRRQILAAASGAFQYSGKHTPSSPSILAGKSSKAEKSLSPLERAAERELMVLDIKVKLQGLWLRLLKLGATDDPLSSFEYGTILAMIESDAEGIGGSGFVECIREHIHSGWHCLLTQEQFIAVKELLKTAISRATSRNDVMTIRDALEVSAEMYKKDANNVSDYIQRHLISISIWEELRFWEGYFDYLMERSSSNSTNYASLVTTQLIVMASHMVGLGLSDTDAWYLIETIADKNNIGYKQFIKLRGFLSHTQQLRVAYWGISSIKAQSMSSLGLASPRSKEVMDGNQPPAEASGVGRSWVQSMFSRDTSSRSNSFSRVRRWASDSGSSASATNENGTPRKHDLSAAGQKRIQTNVRILRGHSGAVTALHCVTRREVWDLVGDREDAGLFISGSTDCSVKIWDPSLRGSELRATLKGHTRTIRAISSDRLKVVSGSDDQSILVWDKQTTQLLEELKGHDGQVSCVRMLSGERVLTAAHDGTVKMWDVRTDTCVATVGRCSSAVICMEYDDSTGILAAAGRDVVANIWDIRAGRQMHKLLGHTKWIRSMRMVGDTLVTGSDDWTARAWSVSQGTCEAVLACHAGPILCVEYSPLDRGIITGSIDGLLRFWENEEGGIRCIKNVTIHTAAVLSISAGEHWLGIGAADNSMSLFHRPQERLGSFSSTSLKMAGWQLYRTPPRTAAVVRCVASDLERKRICSGGRNGLLRLWEATINI, from the exons AGGGTGATGGGTCAAAAATTTATGTTAGTTGCATTGCTTTCCGGGATCCAGTGAGCGAAGATATTGCTGAAGCTTACCATATACCAGCAAATTCTTTTGCTGACAAATGTATCTGTCTTGTTTCTCGCTTGCCCAGTTTCCGTGCCATCAGAAGTGCACTTGAGGAACTATTTTTACTTTGCTTTTCCCCAAATGGCAGTAG CAAGCCATTGTGGGATGTTATAGCACATATTGTGTCCAATGTACCTTTGCCTAACCCTGGAAAAGATCGGGTTTTATTCGCCATAGAGAATTGTCTGCTTTCTGTGGAGGCTCCACCCAAGGATGGTCTCCCCCATGCTGAT ATATCATTTCAGCCACTTGTACAGTGCTTGGATGTTGACAACTTAATTAAACTTTTTGTTGCTGTGTTGCTTGAAAGGAGGATTTTGCTTCGATCAAACAA GTATTCACTTTTAACTCTTGTATCGGAGGCCATATGTCATCTAATTTATCCGTTTCGGTGGCAG CATGTCTACATTCCATTGCTATTTTTCAGTGGAGTAGACTATATTGATGCTCCTACACCATATATGATGGGTCTCCATTCAGGTGTTGATACATCTGGTCTCACAATGGAAGGC GTAGTTGTGGTAGACCTCGAGTATAATCGAATCACCACATCGGAGGAAATTCCCCCTATTCCAGAGCCAGAACGAAGCTCTTTGCGTGAGGAGATCATGCAGTTGTTGTATCCCAATGTTGTGGGGATAGATCAGATGGATGGCCCATATAATGCATCTGAGAAATCATCTATATGTGGCAACAAACCTTGGGGAGAGGATCATGACCTTAAACTTAG GTTAATATTCCTAAAGTTCTTCGCTTCACTTTTGAGTGGCTACCGGAATTTCATT GAAAATACAGCAAGTCAAGTCTTCAACACTCAAGCATTTCTAAGGAGGCGCTCTCggtcaaccaaccaaccatcaGAGCCTATG ATAACACAGTTTCTAGAGTCTAATGGTTTCTTGGATCATTTGGAGAGAGGTCTGGGCTCtggtgaaaataataataatctccTTGACAAGTTACAAGATGCAATTGGAAGGGGTCAAAATCCTATTTCAATACTTCCTTCATCTTTGGTAGAGCCTGAGATTATAACAATATCCGATCCTGATGTGGGAATATCAG GATCAGGTGCCAAATATACTTATGATCGGTTCCCCTCAAACATTAGAACAGAAGAGCAAGAAGAAAAGCGGAGGCAGATTCTTGCAGCAGCAAGTGGAGCTTTTCAATACTCTGGAAAGCATACTCCTAG TTCACCTTCTATACTCGCGGGTAAGAGTTCCAAAGCAGAAAAAAGTCTCAGTCCATTGGAGAGGGCT GCGGAAAGGGAGCTCATGGTTTTGGATATAAAAGTGAAGCTGCAG GGTTTATGGTTGCGACTTCTGAAATTGGGAGCAACTGATGATCCTCTTTCATCTTTCGAGTATGGCACAATCCTTG CTATGATTGAATCTGATGCAGAGGGAATTGGTGGTAGTGGGTTTGTTGAATGTATCAGAGAGCATATACATTCG GGATGGCATTGTCTGCTGACACAGGAACAGTTTATTGCAGTTAAAGAACTA CTTAAAACGGCAATCAGTCGTGCAACCTCTCGGAATGATGTGATGACTATCAGAGATGCTCTTGAAGTCTCGGCTGAAATGTATAAGAAAGATGCTAATAATGTTTCAGACTACATCCAACGACATCTTATCTCTATCTCTATATGGGAGGAATTACG ATTCTGGGAAGGATACTTTGACTATCTGATGGAGAGGTCTTCAAGCAA TTCTACGAATTACGCATCTCTTGTTACAACGCAGCTAATTGTGATGGCATCACACATG GTTGGGTTGGGACTTTCTGATACTGATGCTTGGTACTTGATTGAAACAATAGCAGATAAAAACAACATTGGTTATAAGCAGTTT ATAAAACTCAGAGGATTCTTATCACACACCCAGCAACTGCGTGTTGCTTACTGGGGGATCAGTTCTATAAAGGCCCAATCCATGTCATCTCTAGGATTGGCATCCCCACGTTCAAAAGAGGTAATGGATGGGAATCAACCCCCTGCCGAGGCTTCTGGTGTTGGAAGGAGCTGGGTTCAGAGCATGTTCAGCAGAGATACGTCATCCAGATCAAACTCTTTTAGTCGTGTTCGTCGATGGGCTTCTGACTCTGGCAGTTCAG CATCAGCCACAAATGAGAATGGGACTCCTCGCAAACATGATTTATCAGCTGCTGGGCAGAAGAGAATTCAAACCAATGTTCGCATACTTCGGGGTCATAGTGGTGCCGTTACTGCTCTACATTGTGTGACAAGAAGAGAAGTGTGGGATCTGGTGGGTGACCGTGaagatgcaggtttatttatcAGTGGAAGCACAGACTGCTCG GTTAAGATATGGGATCCTAGTCTTCGTGGTTCTGAACTTCGGGCAACTTTGAAAGGACATACCAG AACTATCCGTGCAATTAGCTCTGATCGATTAAAGGTGGTATCAGGATCCGACGACCAGTCCATTTTAGTCTGGGATAAACAAACAACTCAGCTTCTAGAAGAGCTAAAAGGCCATGATGGACAG GTTAGTTGTGTGCGCATGCTGTCGGGTGAACGTGTCCTCACTGCTGCCCATGATGGTACTGTAAAGATGTGGGATGTTAGAACTGACACATGTGTGGCGACGGTAGGTCGTTGTTCAAGTGCAGTTATATGCATGGAGTATGATGACTCAACAGGAATCTTGGCTGCTGCTGGCAGAGATGT TGTTGCAAATATCTGGGACATCCGTGCTGGTAGGCAGATGCACAAGCTGTTAGGGCACACAAAATGGATTAG ATCAATGAGAATGGTTGGAGATACTCTAGTTACTGGTAGTGATGATTGGACTGCAAGAGCATGGTCTGTTTCCCAGGGGACCTGTGAAGCTGTTCTTGCTTGCCATGCTGGTCCAATATTATGTGTCGAATATTCCCCATTGGACAGAGGAATAATAACAG GTTCAATTGATGGGCTGCTGCGGTTTTGGGAAAATGAGGAGG GTGGTATAAGGTGCATAAAGAATGTTACCATACATACTGCTGCTGTATTATCCATCAGTGCGGGGGAACACTGGTTGGGTATTGGAGCAGCTGATAATTCTATGTCTCTCTTTCATCGGCCGCAAGAGAGACTTGGTAGCTTCTCTAGCACGAGTTTAAAAATGGCAGGGTGGCAACTCTACCGTACGCCACCAAGAACAGCTGCTGTG GTAAGATGTGTGGCTTCTGACCTTGAGAGGAAAAGGATATGCAGTGGTGGTCGTAATGGACTTCTTAGGCTGTGGGAAGCCACCATCAACAtttaa